Proteins encoded in a region of the Oncorhynchus clarkii lewisi isolate Uvic-CL-2024 chromosome 18, UVic_Ocla_1.0, whole genome shotgun sequence genome:
- the LOC139373698 gene encoding ataxin-1-like: protein MKSNQERSNECLPPKKRDFPASTVDERPLVMAPASESQRGENLAWLASVASGHNSGHDRDSGGGGLDGSRGGQRISTPIESDGPQYKPLCSTITTHTDFLVPSSICSISSSSSSSHQSRVVTTSLPAMYTSALSQPGGTIQYTQLPPNVQFISSPYTGPYAGYISSQLLSPPPPTSTSQRSHPDPYPNTTITSQSQISGSSLSVAPQTAPSPHGGTHHLPLHLHSHPHHTLALSGGSQVLVQYTGPGPERPLTKREEGRPRELHNGDQRGRYERKESKGTPSSSSSSSSQYHQLHQQQNAQHHYEAYTSHDASGQRTSLMLVPNNRGGPDNHSPDKLRPSAASHTEKGSLLLGKPVSCTPSSSSTFTFPPPLSVESLKAAVSSLSPHTHTVIQTTHSASEASPLSLGQLSTNTNFYQAGPGGQPIIGYLAGSAGGQRYHTSLPQHLLIPGAPGSQPIIIPVSGAGVTSLEAGHAAHIATTTQPQSFPTTLPHTYFTNTTNPNPNPKDEHLFEVPAPYPPLSHPAGVGGTVVQAQLHLPVVPAPTAPSSAPSLPPYFIKGSIIQLADGELKRVEDLKTEDFIQSAEISSELKIDSSTVERIDGSHTSNFAIVQFSVGEHRAQVSVEVLVEYPFFVFGQGWSSCCPDRTTQLLELPCTKLSVGDVCISLTLKNLRNGSLKKTQQTQNQAIEITTSCNMGSIHGPLKSSRSARHGEQENGVGQRGSRSGCGRVVVGVGGGVQIASENGELRFGAGGEANSKGGQPGDSESSGGAAKPVSRKRRWSAPEGRKVERSEKEPPLTLPKPSFITQEVKISIEGRSNIGK from the exons ATGAAGTCCAACCAGGAGCGCAGCAACGAGTGTCTGCCCCCCAAGAAGAGAGATTTCCCAGCTAGCACTGTGGACGAGAGGCCCCTGGTGATGGCGCCTGCTAGTGAGAGCCAGCGCGGAGAGAACCTGGCATGGCTGGCCAGTGTAGCCAGCGGGCACAACAGCGGGCACGATAGAGACAGTGGCGGAGGTGGCCTCGATGGCAGTAGAGGTGGGCAGCGTATCAGCACTCCCATTGAGTCTGACGGGCCACAGTACAAACCGCTATGctccaccatcaccacacacacagacttccTGGTCCCTTCCTCTATctgttccatctcctcctcctcttcttcatcacaTCAGTCCAGAGTGGTGACCACATCCCTCCCTGCCATGTACACCTCTGCTTTGTCCCAACCAGGGGGGACGATCCAGTACACCCAGCTGCCCCCCAACGTCCAGTTCATCAGTTCCCCTTACACAGGGCCCTACGCTGGCTACATctcctcccagctcctctctccccctccacccacctccaCATCCCAACGCTCCCACCCTGACCCATACCccaacaccaccatcacctccCAGTCCCAgatctctggttcctctctgagcGTGGCCCCCCAGACTGCTCCCTCGCCACACGGTGGGACCCACcacctgcccctccacctgcaCTCCCACCCCCACCACACCCTGGCCCTCAGCGGGGGCTCCCAGGTGCTGGTCCAGTACACAGGCCCCGGCCCTGAGAGGCCCCTAACTAAGAGAGAGGAGGGCCGGCCCAGGGAGTTGCACAACGGAGATCAGAGGGGCCGCTATGAGAGAAAGGAAAGCAAAGGaaccccctcctcttcttcctcctcttcctctcagtACCACCAACTCCACCAGCAGCAGAACGCGCAGCATCACTATGAGGCCTACACTTCCCATGATGCATCAGGGCAACGGACCTCTCTAATGCTAGTGCCCAACAACCGCGGAGGACCAGACAACCACAGCCCCGACAAACTACGGCCATCCGCCGCCTCGCACACAGAGAAAGGCAGCCTCCTTCTGGGTAAACCTGTGTCCtgcaccccctcctcctcctccacgttCACCTTCCCCCCTCCGCTCAGTGTGGAGAGTCTTAAGGCGGCCGTCAGCTCCCTGTCCCCTCACACCCACACAGTCATCCAGACCACACACAGCGCCAGCGAGGCTTCACCCCTCTCCCTGGGCCAACTCTCAACCAACACCAACTTCTACCAGGCTGGCCCCGGCGGGCAGCCCATCATCGGCTACCTGGCTGGGAGTGCAGGAGGGCAGCGGTACCACACCAGTCTGCCCCAGCACCTGCTCATCCCAGGGGCCCCAGGGTCTCAACCTATCATCATCCCCGTCAGTGGGGCCGGGGTCACCAGCCTGGAAGCTGGCCATGCTGCCCACATAGCCACtacaacccaaccacagtccttcCCCACCACGCTACCCCACACTTACTTCACCAACActaccaaccctaaccccaaccctaaagaTGAGCATCTATTTGAGGTTCCGGcgccctacccccctctctcccaccctgccGGGGTTGGAGGCACTGTGGTCCAGGCCCAGCTACACCTCCCGGTGGTCCCAGCTCCCACGGCCCCCTCCTCAGCCCCGTCGCTGCCTCCCTACTTCATCAAGGGCTCTATCATCCAGCTGGCAGACGGGGAGCTGAAGCGCGTGGAGGACCTGAAGACGGAGGACTTCATCCAGAGCGCTGAGATCAGCAGCGAGCTGAAGATAGACTCGTCCACCGTGGAACGCATCGATGGCAGCCACACGTCCAACTTCGCCATCGTACAGTTCTCCGTGGGTGAACACCGCGCTCAG GTGAGTGTGGAGGTGCTGGTGGAGTATCCCTTCTTCGTATTCGGCCAGGGCTGGTCATCGTGCTGCCCGGACCGGACCACTCAGCTGTTAGAACTACCCTGCACCAAGCTCTCAGTGGGGGACGTCTGCATCTCCCTCACCCTGAAGAACCTGAGGAACGGCTCCCTGAAGAAGACGCAGCAGACCCAGAACCAGGCTATTGAGATCACTACCAGCTGCAATATGGGCTCCATCCACGGCCCCCTCAAGTCCTCCAGGTCAGCCAGGCACGGGGAGCAGGAGAACGGGGTGGGCCAGAGAGGCTCCAGGAGTGGATGTGGGAGAGTGGTGGTTGGAGTAGGTGGAGGTGTTCAGATCGCCTCAGAGAATGGGGAACTGAGGTTCGGCGCCGGGGGAGAGGCCAACTCGAAAGGAGGCCAGCCTGGAGATTCAGAATCTAGTGGTGGTGCCGCCAAGCCGGTGAGCCGCAAGAGGAGATGGTCGGCCCCCGAGGGCCGTAAGGTGGAGAGGAGCGAGAAGGAGCCCCCGTTGACTCTGCCCAAACCTTCCTTTATCACTCAGGAGGTAAAGATCAGCATCGAAGGCAGGTCAAATATAGGCAAGTAG